GCATAGTGTCTCAATGCTGAATTGGGGCATTATTCTTTGAGATTGAGATAAAAGAAGATTGACATTATCTTGTTTGATATCTATACTTTAGTTTTCCTAATTATAATGATTTGGCTAACAATTATATAGCTGCCTGAAAATATCAATATTACTTCACCAGACCGTTGGGGTAGTTACTACTCCTTCAGGTAGTTTTGAAAAAAATAATTTCCCTCTATAATTCCTGCGTTTCAGTTAAAAAAGAGATGTTCTGATTTTATAGATAGAATTTTTGCTATCTGTATTATCTGGTATCTTAATTGACTGATAAAAATCTTGATTTTCCGCAATTAGGGTTAACTATAAAACCATATTTGTTTCACCAAAGTGTTATTTTGAAAATAGTGAAAAAATAAATATGATTGTAGTTTATGTACATTCAAGCAAGTTTATGTTGAATTTGCAACTGTATCGATTAACTTTACCAGATTTTTGATTGGCTAACATTCATACGGGCTAACCGATTTATGCAATAAGTAATTCGAGAATATTTAGTTGCCAGTGTATAAAATTAAACTGATTCTGCAAAAAGGATATTAGGGTTTATCAAGTAAACATAATCTATGTAAAAAGGGTAATTCATGGTAATTCAATTACATAGCTTTATTAATAGTTGTAAAAGATACATTCAAGTAGAAACATTACCCCATCATGTGACCAATTTATTCCGCGAGATTCAGTATTTAAATGATACTAAGATACTGGCATCCGGGGATGGTGCAGGTAATATCTATACCGAAAATCATCTAGATGGAACTATCACTTTTTATCAAAACCAGGGAGAAATTTGGACATACGTTATCTACGATTGCCCTCCTGGGGAAGAAAAAATCGTAATTGATGTGTCAATAAATACTAGTGACGACTTGCTACAGAAGTTAATTTGTGGGCAAAAGCTCAAACATGAAGCGATGGATGTTTGGGAATACCTAGTATATAAATATCAAGAAAGTGATTTCATCGAAGTAAGTTTACCTGAAGCATATAATAATTATCAGAGTCAGGCGATCGCCAATATTGTTTTAGAGGAATTCACCGCTTTAAACTCAATATCCATATTTTCGGAAGGAGCAGGAAAGCAATATAAAAGGGTGATTTTGAGTAAATTAATTGCATCGGCTCAAGGGATAATTGATCAAGGTGGAACAGAGGCAGAGTTTCGCGTAGCTCAACAATTAATTATGGAAACTACGGAGATAGATGATATTGCCCACCTGATTTTTGAATATAACGATTATCGTATCTGGCAATCAGCATTACCGAGTAAATCTCAAGCAGTAGAGTATGCTTTTAATGCGGCATTACATCTCATTTCTCGTGTTAATAGCTACTAAATGTTTTGTCGTTAAAACAAACTAAAAAAGCCATCATCCAACTCATAACCTAGCAGTTGAGCCATTGCTTGTAAACGAGATTGGGATGGGATATCTTGTTGTTTTAACCATGCACTCAAAACAAAAATTTTCCCCATCAGAAAAATTTCTAAGGCTTCTGGATTGTATTGAATTCCCTCTTTTTTCGTAAATTGATGGGGTACGAGCATCGCTGTGTAACGAGCTAATTCTCCCTCTTTCCAATTCAGGAAAAATGGCAACCAAGGATAGCGCGCATCTAAACGTACAAACCACAAGCGCACTTCCGCAACTTCCGATAATTCCCGTGGATCACCTGCTTCTAAAGGGTAATCTATTTGAAAACTTAATTGTTGTTCCTGGGCTAATGCTGTACCCTCTTGTATTACTGCTTCAATAATGCTGGTGACGGGGGAAATATCCAGAGAATGAATGGATTCGGGGTTGAGAGTGATGGTGACAGAC
The Calothrix sp. 336/3 DNA segment above includes these coding regions:
- a CDS encoding CRR6 family NdhI maturation factor, encoding MSVTITLNPESIHSLDISPVTSIIEAVIQEGTALAQEQQLSFQIDYPLEAGDPRELSEVAEVRLWFVRLDARYPWLPFFLNWKEGELARYTAMLVPHQFTKKEGIQYNPEALEIFLMGKIFVLSAWLKQQDIPSQSRLQAMAQLLGYELDDGFFSLF